Within the Glycine soja cultivar W05 chromosome 3, ASM419377v2, whole genome shotgun sequence genome, the region TAGGAATTTTCGTTATTGACTTTtaatatgaagaagaagaatggtgACAGTATGAGTAAATAATAGCTGAAGTTGTAGGAGTAAATTATTGGATAAAGTTCTTATATTCATTTTTGTGAGCCATAACATTGCCTTGTTTACACTTTACagtaacaattttgtttttgaacaaCTTAATACGTGTTGGTAAAAATGGAAGTAATAATTGTGTCTCCCCAAGTAGAGTTCACTATTATGATTTCGTTTTCTTCATGTCTTCCTTGATGAGTCACAGCCATAGCCACAgctaaaataaattacttacAGGACCTTTTCTCAGgatatcattttcaattttctggGTGACAATAATCCAGTGTTGTTCTTTGACTATAGTTTCTCATGTATACCATTGCAGGCAATGCCAATTTTTAGACAGACAGAAAGTACGATTGAAGAATTGAGGATGCAATACATTTTATCAATAACTAGTTTTCAGTGGGTGACCCTACCGCCTAAGCAACACCTTTTCTGACAGCAGCTTCTTTTACTCTGGCTTCTCATGATCTATTGACTGCAAGCACGTTGAATCCGTTGGCTAGCACAAGATGCTAAACTTAACAGTTCATCTGACCAAAAGTTTGGGGATGCATTTTGTGAAGGCTAGACATGGACATCCAGAATGGATTAATAATGCAAATAACATTGGTAATGGTTTCTTTTTAAACATAGCTGGTGCAATCATTTTAGATGCCGTGAGCTGTTGTTCGCTGCAAAAAGAAATGTAATTGCTCAACTGGTCAAGACAGAGACACAGTGAACTGTTATTTTGGTTCTTATTACCCTTGGGATTATCCTCTTCTTTTGTCAATTTTTCTTCTAATCTTTCAGCGTATCCTCCCCCACCCTATAATCCTATTATCTTCAGTTAGATTTTATGCTTATCTATGATAATTGATAACTTTTTccataaaatgcttagcatttCATGTTTCAAACTCTTCCCGAAATGGTTTAGAGCTACATTGTATGAAGCTTTAGCCCTCAAATTGTTGTTCTACTTGTTGCAGAGAACTGGTATGAAAAAGATGGCAACTATGCACCACATGTTTCTAGAAAAGTTCCAATTCCCAGCACTACTCTTTAAGATAGCAACTCAAACCTCATCAGAgcataaagaaaaagtaaacaGAAAACCAAGTGTCGCACCCACATGTTTTGCATTGAGAAGTCTGTGGTTGGAGCCGTTGGCATTTCATTGATGTTCAATCAATGACAATAAGGATGAGAATAGATTAGGCAAAAggtattttaaaatcttatctAGTTTAAAAGGATAAGTTTTGCATCATTTTGAAAATGTTGACGACACCACAAGTTTAGTTCAATTGGTTGAATAAAGTGTTAAACTCCTTGGTTTTGTCTTCAATtgttatggaaaaaaaaataaaaaaaggttgatgacaaagaatttttattattattacattaatttttactgtaatgctttaaaattatatacttgTTGATTTATCTAAGAAAATTTAAGCCTTTTGCCTTGCATATTTTGGTTTAAATGTATTACTCTATTAAGCAATAAGTTCATTGACTTATTAGCAAGTATTATGTGCATTGGTGAGTAATTTTAcagaaaaatatgtattaatttaaataagtaagaaaatataaatagctTAGATTTTGTGAGAAAAAGGTAAATTTAAAGGgcagttaaaatatattaatttgagaTTACAAGTAATTGAGatttgagaagaaaaacaaattttaatataagaaagtaatttcaaataagtaaaaatgggagagggaggaagaaaaaaagggaaTCTTAACacgctaaaaattgaaataattaaaatttgtgagtttttaaaaatttcaaaatacgTGTTAAATAATACTAAAGTAACGTGTCACAAgggaaataaagtaaaataggttttttctcatttgaaaattaagctCATATTTATGATTTAGAAGGTAATTTATAAATTCGTACTGTAaagtatgtttgttttttttttttttttaaaaattcaacctAAGTCATActtaataattgattatttagtATTTGAGTTTGTGTTCATTTATTtgcaattttgataattttcaatttcaactaCCGGTATGCCAAGAATAACGAAAGAAAAAGGGGGCAAAAAAACCCTATAAATTTAGCGCTGCAAAGTGTATATTCAAAAAGCAAAACCCAACACAACGcgatcctctctctctctctctcagaaTCTAGCTTGCAATCCTTACTCGCCACAAAATCAAAGGCTTCCTTCCACTGAGAGAGAACACACTCGTtcgaatcaaaatcaaaacgagaaaaagaaaatggttaGTTGCATCACTCATTCAATCCTATTCACTCTCACACACTTCGTGTGTGTATGCGTTAATTCAATTCCTTCTAACTTATTTTGCTTTGGTTTTCAGTCGGTGACTCTGCACACAAACCTAGGCGACATCAAATGCGAAATCTTCTGCGACGAGGTCCCCAAATCCTCCGAGGTATGGTTATCTTCTCCCCTTCATTTCAATTGCTTTCAGGAAAAGACTCAAAAGTATTCTGCTTTAATTACCCTATTTGTCAAACCATAAAACTTAGGCGCGAGCGAGCTTGTGCTTTTAGTGCTATCTTTTCTTTTCCGAAATTTAGGATTTTTAATCCTAATTTTGTTAGCTGTAATTTTCAGTTTTGATTGGAGAATAAAACTAAGTGCGCGTTTGGACGAGCAGTTGCAAAATTGATCTAGAAGTGATGCAATTTATGTctgaactttttatttataaaggcTCAATCTTACATACGAACTCCAACTCATTTGTTTCAGTTACTTACGTAAAtgctcttattttcttcttttgtatcTCAGACCCAACTCGTTCGGGCATAGTGGGGACCACTATGACTCGCTATTCTCGTCTATAGTCATGTTATGCCCTCTCAAAACCCGTCACAGAGTACCGTTGCAACTATCATTCAGACTTTGTTCCAAATTCTTCCACGCACTCAAACATGACCACCACCAGTTCGACTTTATTCCCCACCCAAATGCTGCCTCAGTTAACCATTCCATGCTCAACTGTTTGCACAGCCGCCTTCCCTTTCAAGCTCTCACCGCATTCAAGAACCATTTCCAGTTGCATTCTCTTGAAAATGTTGATGAGGTTACCGTTGCCTTGTCCCTCAAGGCATGTCAGGGAGAGTCAAAACTCGGGTGTCAAATCCACGGATTTGCGGTATGTAGTGGGTTTGTGTCGTTTGTCACGGTGTCAAATTCGCTCATGAAAATGTACTGCAAGTCTGGGAATTTTGGGAAGgctttgattgtgtttgagaaTTTGAGTCATCCTGACATAGTGTCTTGGAATACTGTGCTTTCGGGGTTTGAGGAGAGTGTGGATGCTTTGAATTTTGCACGGTCTATGCATTATTGTGGGATAGCTTTTGATCCGGTGACATATACTTCTGCTCTTGCATTTTGTTGGGGTGATCATGGGTTTTTATTTGGGTGGCAATTGCATTCTCTTGTGGTTAAGTGTGGACTTGGTTGTGAAGTTTTTATAGGGAATGCACTTGTAACTATGTATTCAAGGTGGGGGATGTTGGATGAGGCTAGGAGagtgtttgatgaaatgcctGAAAGAGATTTGGTTTCGTGGAATGCAATGATTTCAGGGTATGCTCAAGAGGGCAAATGTTATGGGTTAGAAGCAGTTTTATTGTTTGTCAACATGGTAAGACATGGTATGTTAATTGATCATGTTTCACTTACAGGTGCAGTTTCTGCTTGTGGTCATATGAAAAACTTAGAGCTTGGGAGGCAGATACATGGTTTGACCCAGAAAGTGGGATATGGAACACATGTTTCAGTTTGCAATGTTTTGATGTCAACTTATTCAAAATGTGAGGTCCCTAAAGATGCAAAAGCTGTTTTTGAGAGCATTAGTAATCGGAATGTAGTGTCTTGGACGACAATGATTTCTATTGACGAAGAAGATGCAGTGTCTCTCTTCAATGCCATGAGAGTTAATGGCGTGTATCCAAATGATGTTACATTTATAGGATTAATACATGCTGTAACAATCAGGAATTTAGTGACAGAAGGTCTAACGATTCATGGGCTATGCATAAAAAGCTGCTTTTTGTCGGAACAAACTGTCTCCAACAGCTTCATTACCATGTATGCCAAGTTTGAGTGCATTCAAGAATCAACCAAGATTTTTGAGGAGCTTAACTGTCGAGAAACAGTATCATGGAATGCATTAATTTCAGGGTATGCTCAAAATGGCTCATATAAAGAAGCTTTGCTCACATATTTGTCTGCAGTTAAGGAGATAAAGCCCAATCAATACACATTTGGTAGTGTTTTAAATGCTATTGCTGCGGCTGAGGATATATCATTGAACCATGGGAAAAGTTGCCATTCTCACTTGCTCAAACTTGGTTTAGGCACTGATCCAATTGTTTCAGGGGCTCTGCTTGACATGTATGGCAAGCGTGGTGACATAATTGAGTCTCAAAGAGTGTTCAATGAGACACTTGAACGAACCCAGTTTGCTTGGACAGCCATAATATCTGCCTATGCCCGCCATGGAGACTTTGAGTCAGTGATGAGTTTGTATACAGAAATGGAGAGGGAAGGAATCAATCCTGACTCCATCACTTTCCTTTCTGTTTTGGCTGCATGTTGTAGAAAGGGCATGGTTGATGCCGGCCATAGAGTCTTTGACTCTATGGTGAAGAAACATTCAATTGAGCCAACCTCTGAGCATTATTCTATTATGGTGGACATGTTGGGCCGTGTTGGACGACTAGATGAGGCAGAAGAGTTGATGCACCAGATTCCAGGAGGGCCTGGATTGTCAGTGTTGCAAAGTTTGCTTGGGTCTTGTAGATTACATGGGAATATGGAGATGGCTGAGAAGGTTGTTGGTAGATTGATAGAAATGGATCCTGCAAGTTCAGGTCCATATGTGTTAATGGCAAACTTGTATGCTGAGAAAGGAAAGTGGGAGAAAGTTGCTGAAGTGCGAAGAGGGATGAGAGGGAGGGGAGTAAAGAAGGAAGTCGGATTTAGTTGGGTGGATGTTTCTAATGTTGATTCCTTATATTTGCATGGTTTCTCCTCTGGGGATAAGTCACATCCAGAGTCTGAGAATATTTGTAAAATTGCCGAGTTTCTGGGACtgcaaatgaaaattttgaaagagAACAGAGAAAGGGAAGGAGAGTGGTATAATGAGTAACAAATCCTAAAATAAATGAGGATTTTGTATTGATGAGCTATGGATTTCTAACTTGAtcttattctttaaaaaatatttttttcatttatgtatTGAATTGTACTCAATTTTCATGTTACAAATTTGTGCTGTGGGACTTTAAGTTTGACTTTGTTGGTTTTGCTGTAACTCATTTTCTTGTAAAAAGAAAAGCAGAGAAACATGTGTTAAAACTTTATGTTTAAAAAAGCATCATTGGGTGTGTTCTGATCTGGATCACTGTTATTGTGGGAATTCAGGAAAGTTAGGGATTTATATTgttgtttttcatatatttgtTCAAATGTGTCTGAGTAAACTTAGGAATTTTCGTTATTGACTTTtaatatgaagaagaagaatggtgACAGTACGAGTAAATAATAGCTGAAGTTGTAGGAGTAAATTATTGGATAAAGTTCTTATATTCATTTTTGTGAGCCATAACATTGCCTTGCTTACACTTTACagtaacaattttgtttttgaacaaCTTAATACTTGTTGGTTTTACTGTTGGTTTTTCTTTATTGAATGGGCCATAACTGCCAGTTAAATTTTCTTGTGTGTGAATGTGTTTCAATCCAGAATTTTTTAGCACTATGTGCAAGTGGTTACTACGATGGAACTATATTTCACCGCAACATTAAGGGTTTTATGATTCAAGGTGGAGACCCAACTGGAACTGGCAAAGGGGGAACTAGTATATGGGGCAAGAAATTTAACGATGAGATAAGAGAATCTCTGAAGGTGAGTTTGTCCTCTATGAATCCATGTCTTTGAGGCCATGTGTTTTGTTAGGTGGCATTTCATAGATGTGTTGGAAGAGGCAGAACATAGCATATGATTTCTATTCCATGTCTGAtgcatattaaaaataaaatataacaggACATACCAACAtggtataaattatataaaaagtagTATATTTTTGTTCTGCTGAAAAGGGGCTAATATGATTGTTTTGCTTCTCAATGCCATTATCAGAATTTGAGTATAGAAAGGGCACATGGTTTCCATGGGATGAATACCGCTTTTTTTAGCATGCCTTAAAATGAAGAGCATAATTGGGATATACTGTTATCAACatgatttatttgaaaaacatatttgtgtGCTGAAAAATGGCTTCTAAAGTTACTCCAAGATATGTTTGAGAGTTATTCCTATATCTGAAAAGAATAATGAACTAAGCAATCTCTATAGCTGAAACAAGAGTTATTTCTTGCATCTAACTTTGTAATTTTATGGAAAttttacaatatttaaaaaaatatcatttcaatCATAACCTAACCGACTGTCCTAAGCATACTAaaacttcattttatttatttatatatgtctTGATTGGTCAATTCTTTCTCTGGTTGATTAAAgtcaattttattgttttgaaatataattatcttaaagatGTTACATTTTAGTATCTGATCAAATGtgattaatttatcaatttgGTTTATGATGGTAGTGGTGAGCTGTGGGCTGTCATGGCATAAGAATAATGGGACTTTTCATTTTGATGTGTTTTATGGAGCAATAATTATTGgcatttttcttcatcttatGATTGTGGTAGTTAATAGGTTTCCCTTTTGTATGTTTCAGCACAATGCAAGAGGAATATTGGCAATGGCCAATAGTGGTCCAAATACTAATGGAAGCCAATTTTTCTTAACTTTCGCAAAGCAACCCCATTTAAATGGGCTATACACTGTGTTTGGCAAAGTAATTCATGGATTTGAAGTGCTCGATCTCATGGAGAAGGTATTTTATTCTTctgtaattattaaaattgttttttctcttttaaaaaaattgggttGAAGCTCAAGGTAGCCTCAGGTTTTGTGGTTCTTGGCTTGCTTTGGCAACTCGACTAATATCTGCATTTTTTTGGTGTCAGATTCATGTGCTTTTCTGGTGAATGTGTGCGTTTGTAAtcatagaaaagaagaaataatatactaatttgttgtgcagaCACAAACAGGGGCAGGGGACCGACCACTTGCGGAGATTAGGCTCAATCGTGTAACAATACATGCTAATCCACTTGCTGGTTAGCCTTTTGTCtcaacagtttttttttatgtaaaatttcagtttttgtttttaaaaaatgatctaGCTTAAAGGGAAGGAGAAAGTGAATTCTTATGTACTAATTTGAGTACTTGTTCATACCTACTGATTCAAAGTAGCATTTTGATTGATCAAGTGTAGTAAAATGTATAATGATTTATGAGATATGCATGGAATACGATAAGCACATATTTATGGATATTTCAAGTGGCGAAATTGTATGATGTGAGAGATCTTGGTGTTGGCGTTGTGAAAATTTTATTGCCAAGCGTATGCCTGATGTCCAAGCTAGCTAGTTTGCTAGCAATGTTTACTCTTTTTGGCTCTTGGATTGTTAattgtttctaaaattttaattggtgaTTTGATATCTTCTGAAGAGCTCTCATGTCAAAAGGTACATGCCAGCTAGTACTTGGCTtacttcattatttttgtttttactgcTGGCTTTCTTCATTATATTTATAGCTTTATATGTCCTATAGACATTCTCCATTATATTCAATTACTATGCGATATTGAATCGTCGATCTCCTAATTTCCTTCTGCTGCAGTAGATCCTCTTATATCCTTGATGAATGAttattctttcctttctttttcctcttaatCACTCCCAATTTCTGTGTCAACCTTTTTTgccacttatttttttattgactggCATAGCTCTGAACTAGGTAAACATCCTCTTTGTCTTTGACCTTTTTCTATTACACCTCGACCCATTATCTCTCCATCCATGCATCTAATTGAGCCATTgtagaaacatttttttaatggtcCTTTGGTTGGCTTTTGCCTCTTAATTTGCGCTCCATCCTTTATCAATTCTTGGATTATTGCGCCTTTGTTACTGTCATTCCTATGATTTACGCCTATACCAACCATCTCCCTCTCGCTTGGGAAGTGTTCTCACCTTGTCACTGTTATTGTTAAATTCACTTGCATACTTTCtattttatgttataaaaatatctttctttttttacaaatgTTACTAATTAGTATGTTATGTTATCATTCCAACCCTTATGCCTCTCACCTAGACCATCTTATGACACCCTTACAAAAATATCCTTGattcaaatatgttttttacaaAGAATTTAAGGTGCATTAAAATAGAAGTACAAAGGTGAACTTACTCGTATCGGGTGAGAATAACAGTTCCCCTCTTGTCTTTCTTATTGGGTTGCTTGATATGTGGCAAGTTAGTAGCAGTAATAATAAACTCGAAAGTTTGGATATTAAACTCAAGATACTAATTGTATTCTCAAATGTAAATcgcataaattaaataattttgagtttttattttgaattagagattgtttgtgtttgtgttaagaaaataaaaagataaataacaatttcaaagaagagatatatatgaataaaagtAATTCGGATTATGATTTAACATGTATcgttttttccttaatttttattttaattatgaactCTCAGCTACTAATTAGTTGCTTAATacctcttattttaattattagtctATGATTAAGGTTTGAAAATATTCTTTTCCCTAAATCAATCCTGCATTGGTCATTTGacattaaatttatgattaaagaTGAATAATATAGAAGTTTGTAAAAGGGGATTCATGTTGTCAATTTGATCATGCAAGTTTTATGAATCATATCATTTTATAGGTTAGTCAATTACGAGAAGATGATCACTAACATGCAATTAACTAATATTCAGAGTGATCAATTTCAATATAGAAGTGAAAGTGATAGAATGAAACAATTAActgaataacataaaaaaaaaatttaaaaagagaaaCTAGAGTACATGGGTACAACTAAATCACAATATGAATTTTAAGGGATTTAGCCAATCATGGTCATAGAATAACTAAACAACATATAATATTGCATtagagataaaagagataaaaaattcttatagaTTTGGACCCCAATTGTTTTACAATTCTGCTCTCAAAAGATCTTGTTCAAGAAATGTATATTGATTTTCAAATCCCCCAAGTATAGACTTTCACCTTTTATTTATAAACTCCtaaagataattactttaattagacACACTACATATAAATATTCTAATATGATATCtaaagataattactttaattaggcACACtgtaaatatatattctaatatgatatttaaagataattatttttaattaggtatGCTATAGATAAATATTCTAATTAGATccctaaaaataattattttaattaaatgcctaaagagagtttttcttaattaagttCATTATGGTCACAGTGATATCCACCACGACCGTTATCGGAATCCTAGCGCTGAAACTTGAGATATTATGCAATGACGAGAACTTTCATGATTGATCATGACCTTTTTGGTTGATACGATCGTGATCAATGTACCATAAccgttatcaaataaaaataacatcaaatcatcatgaaattgtgtattttttaacttttctacTTAATTGAGTGATACTTCTCTAAGGTAAAAATTAATGTTCAAATGTGAGTTTTGTTAATAAAGTACatgaaataagataaaaagatTTACATTAACTATCATTTAAATTATGGTTTATCAATATGACTTGCTGCTTGGTCCAAGCTCATTCTTTATTGGTCATAATTCTCCTAGTTCTTATTGTTGCTTGATGGGCTATCTCCTTACATGCCAAGTCCACATCTATTTTTGTGATTCTAGTAACATCATGGTTTGGTGCTGGGACTGAGACCCTTTTCTTTGTCCATATTAGGTTTGACACAAAGCCAAATCTCTTCAGTCTTCCCATTCTTATTAAGCTTCTCAGGTATTACAAACTTTTTCCACACTTTcccatttttctaaaattctccGCATCTCCAACATTCCAAAGTTTAGAAAACTAGTATAGTAATATGTCGTGGATTCTTTAAGCAACTTGTTGAGATAATCAATATTGTTAgtgagagtttttttttcccttttggaGTGTGTTGATCTTAATCCGTTATCTTTCTTGTCTGCCCGACAATCTTGCCCTcttttgaataatatttatttatactatcAGCTGTTCCTTTGGTTATGCTCACAAAAAATGGATCTATAACTTTTTGTCTGTTTGTATGGTTAACAACAATATTCTATCTTATCTTTATCATATTCTCTTATACTATATTATATAGTGTGCGAatggattttaaaatttttcgtcgttttactaaaataaaattactatatAAAGAGATCAGACTATATAGTACAGAAGTAAACAAAATCTGAAATTAACATTATTGTAAATGGAATTACATATCtataaatttctaaaattcCTTGTTGTGCGTTCACGGCACCTTGTTTAAAAAGTGTCATGATGATCTTGCTAAGATTATTCTTTTCCCTGTACTACATGAGATTCCAGTTCCAGTATCTGTTTGGTAAAAATTCATGCAGAGCCATAATTGCACTTGTTTAAAAATTGTCGCGATGATCACGCTCAGATGGAAGGAGATGAAAATATATAGAAGAACATCAAGGTTCGAATCAAATTTCTACAAATACTCTCATTTGAAACTTTCAATCTCGTATATATCCATCACCCTCTTGTTCCTCTAAAGTGATCaatctatattaaaaaataaagtaaataatcttagttgtttatgaaaaaaattaacaatcaatATTACATATCATTAACGtgttaaaatattaactattgttaacttaaatgattttcttatcaATAACTTAAATGGTTTGCTTTACCATCTATAAAGTAAATTACTAACTTTAGAGAAATCAAATCTCTTACCTACATGATTTACTATAAACATACAtcaattttctctttcattcattttcacccattttcttatctttctcttgttctctcaaCGTAACACTAATTACATATATTACtatcttttttttccctctcttcTCTCCATCCCAATTCACTTGAAAACGGATTGTAAGTTTAGATTTATCCATCCTACATTGTTTAGGGGTCCACCAGGAGTTTCACTGAAATAAAATCATATCAAATATCATGATGGTGATGTTAATAGACAAATAAAGTTAAGTGAAAATGATGAGGATGTGTATCAATTTCGAAAGCAATCAATGGATGTGGGTAATTGAGTGGCATATAGAAAGATCCTAAATTTCTTATTTGAAATGAAGGGAAATTGTATTGTTGACGTGGACCACAAGATGATGGTGAGATCGAGGTGCATGAGCTAGCAGTCGA harbors:
- the LOC114405846 gene encoding peptidyl-prolyl cis-trans isomerase CYP18-1 translates to MSVTLHTNLGDIKCEIFCDEVPKSSENFLALCASGYYDGTIFHRNIKGFMIQGGDPTGTGKGGTSIWGKKFNDEIRESLKHNARGILAMANSGPNTNGSQFFLTFAKQPHLNGLYTVFGKVIHGFEVLDLMEKTQTGAGDRPLAEIRLNRVTIHANPLAG